In a genomic window of Gossypium arboreum isolate Shixiya-1 chromosome 9, ASM2569848v2, whole genome shotgun sequence:
- the LOC108453981 gene encoding uncharacterized protein LOC108453981, which translates to MDIQDHGKNHPSGHESHGGVHLCHKCGWPFPNPHPSAKQRRSHKRICGTIEGYKLIDSRDIITHSTPSDEEPLSDESHKTPCAQVPKVMESCSLEKNIGGIGAMSNKSEDEVFSDAAMEFQDGGFGLGRLDSFNHPSKSDKDLTPVVSFKDCEDTCDVIPIKMEPLTDVLEESSKVGGGDKMAEYTVRQETNAEKIEKMLDGISDLGQLEEDFSDRLASKTSINENAEQESDGKGHLGISLERNLTDVVASNRVHAYVTSEKTDDITPETRLVDRVVKVKENDDKLPLNTVINDLSAKEESGKDIDASTYNFQIPTDAAQDSTNVCDKTEKENVSVYALKHESFKDHNTVKLPQSRALASEEIIVDEEDEVKDLVSQEKCDTLSLKQLDKDNEADASCIHVAEDSYKLGGNKEELVEGKSDVIQLDKGSDTLGCFVDDDTTKNKTDLEVCYPEEKQPVLVSHTDVETRKLNNVCGSDDMDVPQSGRNGAHITEDENTGRIDDENYVKKTLTLNESTNGSSLSQTNPSSNLLDVENSASESFSLHHDSPVAAKEANDEYTRALPETEGPHLNRASNSLDDMKESEISRDIKLQGECVGKDLMTSAVNNIEGNEFEKTSQDQLKKDSIHSPSFAEPTGRISGAVDDSHTGESGVDASGTSTLSLQGEADNGSIKPQLDAPVGDVLKSSSHNDSLAGQWGSVSVSSMQSDNPAAINTENLSPTGSHPLLEPEKANINKPSAVLGEKHFHKSDEFEPPSFMTLVEPGGSNQNVAAASEIQTTQNSQHAGWFPSITHAANESQGRKKEEIIAKVNNWNTMQHTPLKSLLGEAINETKPKSPNSTKAAPRDEKITKDNGGMVTKVSSILGPESPEAEPSNVEKWDSPARYQADIKREKRKMKGRPLWTQFVCCSSAN; encoded by the exons ATGGACATTCAAGATCATGGGAAAAATCATCCCTCAG GGCATGAGAGCCATGGAGGAGTTCATTTATGTCACAAATGTGGGTGGCCTTTTCCAAACCCACATCCAAGTGCAAAACAGAGGCGTTCTCACAAGAGGATATGTGGAACCATTGAAGGTTACAAGCTAATTGACTCAAGGGATATTATCACTCATTCAACTCCTTCAGATGAGGAACCACTTTCAGATGAGTCTCATAAAACCCCCT GTGCTCAAGTTCCTAAAGTTATGGAAAGCTGTAGTTTGGAGAAAAATATTGGTGGAATTGGAGCAATGTCCAACAAATCTGAAGATGAAGTCTTTTCGGATGCTGCAATGGAATTTCAAGATGGTGGATTTGGTCTCGGAAGGCTGGACAGTTTCAATCATCCTAGCAAATCAGACAAGGATCTTACTCCTGTCGTATCTTTCAAAGATTGTGAAGACACCT GTGATGTGATCCCAATCAAAATGGAACCTCTAACGGATGTCTTGGAAGAGAGTAGTAAAGTCGGTGGTGGTGATAAGATGGCAGAATACACTGTTAGGCAGGAGACTAATGCCGAAAAGATAGAAAAGATGCTGGATGGAATTTCAGATTTGGGTCAGTTGGAGGAAGACTTCAGTGACAGGTTGGCTTCTAAAACATCCATTAATGAAAATGCTGAGCAAGAGAGTGATGGAAAGGGACACCTAGGAATTAGTTTAGAACGAAATCTAACAGATGTTGTGGCATCGAACAGGGTTCATGCGTATGTAACATCTGAAAAGACGGATGATATAACTCCTGAGACTCGGTTGGTTGATAGAGTAGtcaaagtaaaagaaaatgatgataaattGCCTCTCAACACTGTCATTAATGATCTTTCGGCTAAAGAAGAATCCGGAAAAGATATTGATGCTTCTACATATAACTTTCAAATACCGACTGATGCAGCACAAGATTCAACTAATGTGTGCGATAAAACAGAGAAGGAAAATGTAAGTGTTTATGCGCTAAAGCATGAGAGTTTTAAAGATCATAACACAGTGAAATTGCCTCAATCGAGGGCCTTAGCTTCTGAAGAAATAATAGTTGATGAGGAAGATGAAGTCAAAGACCTTGTTTCTCAGGAGAAATGTGATACTTTGTCATTAAAGCAGCTGGATAAAGACAATGAGGCAGATGCTTCGTGTATTCATGTTGCTGAAGACAGCTATAAACTTGGTGGAAATAAAGAAGAGCTTGTTGAAGGGAAAAGTGATGTGATTCAGCTTGATAAAGGGTCTGATACATTGGGGTGTTTTGTTGATGATGATACCACTAAGAACAAGACGGACCTGGAAGTCTGCTATCCCGAAGAAAAGCAGCCTGTTTTGGTTTCTCATACTGATGTTGAGACCAGAAAGTTAAATAATGTATGTGGCAGTGATGATATGGACGTTCCTCAATCGGGTAGAAATGGGGCTCATATAACTGAAGATGAGAACACGGGAAGAATTGATGATGAAAATTATGTGAAAAAGACATTAACGTTAAATGAATCTACAAACGGTTCTTCTCTGTCCCAAACCAACCCATCATCGAACTTACTTGATGTTGAAAATTCTGCATCTGAATCTTTTAGCCTGCATCATGATTCCCCAGTTGCCGCAAAGGAAGCTAATGATGAATATACAAGGGCCTTACCTGAGACCGAAGGCCCACACTTGAACAGGGCTTCAAACAGTCTCGATGACATGAAGGAATCCGAAATAAGTAGGGATATCAAGTTACAAGGAGAGTGTGTGGGCAAAGATCTTATGACTTCTGCAGTAAACAACATTGAAGGAAATGAGTTTGAGAAAACTTCACAGGACCAATTGAAGAAAGACTCGATACATTCACCATCATTTGCTGAGCCTACGGGTCGAATTTCTGGTGCTGTTGATGATAGCCATACAGGAGAGTCCGGAGTGGATGCTTCCGGGACTAGCACACTAAGTTTGCAAGGGGAGGCTGATAATGGCTCTATTAAGCCTCAACTCGATGCACCCGTAGGTGATGTTTTGAAATCAAGCAGTCACAATGATAGTTTGGCTGGTCAGTGGGGATCTGTTTCGG TTTCCTCGATGCAATCAGATAACCCGGCTGCAATCAACACTGAAAATTTATCACCAACTGGCTCACATCCGTTGTTGGAACCAGAGAAAGCCAACATAAACAAACCATCAGCGGTATTGGGAGAAAAACATTTCCATAAATCTGATGAATTCGAGCCACCATCTTTCATGACACTAGTTGAACCTGGAGGCAGCAACCAAAACGTGGCTGCTGCATCTGAAATCCAGACCACGCAGAATTCACAACATGCTGGCTGGTTCCCTTCTATTACTCACGCAGCAAATGAGTCACAAGGAAGAAAGAAGGAAGAGATCATAGCAAAAGTAAACAACTGGAATACAATGCAGCACACTCCATTGAAGAGCCTACTGGGTGAAGCCATTAATGAGACCAAACCAAAGTCCCCTAATTCAACCAAGGCAGCTCCAAGAGATGAAAAAATAACCAAAGATAATGGAGGCATGGTTACCAAAGTTAGCTCAATTCTGGGACCTGAATCACCTGAAGCTGAGCCAAGCAATGTGGAAAAATGGGATTCTCCTGCAAGGTATCAAGCTGATATTAAAAGAGAGAAAAGGAAAATGAAGGGTAGGCCACTCTGGACACAGTTTGTATGCTGTTCATCTGCAAATTAG
- the LOC108456741 gene encoding protein transport protein SEC23, translated as MSEMANTDPEGIDAVRMTWNVWPRTKVEASKCVIPLAATIAPIRPHPDIPTLPYAPLRCRMCSAALNAFARVDFVAKIWICPFCYQRNHFPPHYAMISETNLPCELYPQYTTVQYTLQLDPNNPSSAPQLPPVFVFVLDTCMIEEELEFVKSAMKQAIGLLPENALVGFVSFGTQAHVHELGFSDMSKVYVFRGNKEITREQVLEQLGLGAAGRWPTAGYPKGLQNGFTNSGVNRFLLPASDCEFTLNSLLDELQTDQWPVPAGHRASRCTGVALSVAAGLLGACLPGTGARIVALVGGPCTEGPGTIVSKDLSEPVRSHKDLDKDAAPYFKKAVKFYDSLAKQLVSQGHVLDLFASALDQVGVAEMKVAVERTGGLVVLAESFGHSVFKDSFKRVFKDGEQTLGLCFNGTLEINCSKDVKIQGVIGPCTSLEKKGPNVADTVIGEGNTTAWKMCGLDKSTCLTVLFDVSSTDKSNAPGVANPQLYLQFLTSYQDPEGKTMLRVTTVTRQWVDSAVSSEELIQGFDQETAAVVMARITSLKMEMEEGFDATRWLDRNLIRLCSKFGNYRKDDPSSFTLNPCFSLFPQFMFNLRRSQFVQVFNNSPDETAYFRMLLNRENITNAAVMIQPSLISYSFNSLPQPALLDVASISADRILLLDSYFSIVIFHGMTIAQWRNMGYQNQPEHQAFAQLLQAPQDDAQMIIRERFPVPRLVVCDQHGSQARFLLAKLNPSATYNNANEMAAGSDVIFTDDVSLQVFFEHLQRLAVQS; from the exons ATGTCGGAGATGGCGAACACGGATCCCGAAGGGATTGACGCCGTGCGGATGACGTGGAACGTTTGGCCACGCACCAAAGTCGAAGCTAGCAAGTGCGTGATCCCGTTGGCGGCTACCATCGCTCCGATCCGTCCTCACCCGGACATCCCGACGCTCCCTTACGCGCCTCTACGGTGCAGGATGTGTTCAGCTGCGCTCAACGCCTTTGCGCGTGTTGACTTCGTTGCCAAGATCTGGATCTGCCCTTTCTGTTACCAGCGGAACCACTTTCCGCCTCACTATGCTATGATCTCCGAAACGAACCTACCGTGCGAACTCTACCCGCAATACACCACCGTGCAATACACGCTCCAGCTGGATCCGAACAACCCTTCCAGTGCTCCTCAATTGCCGCCGGTGTTTGTATTTGTGTTGGACACTTGCATGATCGAGGAAGAGCTTGAATTTGTGAAATCGGCGATGAAGCAGGCAATTGGGTTATTGCCAGAAAATGCGCTTGTTGGGTTTGTTTCGTTTGGGACTCAAGCTCATGTCCATGAATTGGGGTTTTCGGATATGTCGAAGGTCTATGTTTTCAGGGGTAATAAGGAAATTACCAGGGAGCAGGTGTTGGAGCAGTTGGGTCTTGGAGCTGCTGGCCGGTGGCCGACTGCCGGGTATCCCAAAGGCCTACAGAATGGGTTCACAAATAGCGGCGTTAACAGGTTTTTATTGCCTGCTTCAGATTGCGAATTCACACTGAATTCG TTGTTGGATGAGTTACAAACGGATCAATGGCCAGTTCCAGCGGGGCATAGAGCGTCAAGGTGTACCGGAGTGGCCTTGAGTGTTGCAGCTGGATTGCTTGGAGCTTGCTTGCCTGGTACTGGTGCTAGGATTGTTGCTTTGGTTGGTGGTCCATGTACTGAAGGGCCTGGGACG ATTGTATCAAAGGATTTGTCAGAACCTGTACGTTCCCATAAAGATCTTGATAAGGATGCTGCACCTTATTTTAAGAAAGCTGTCAAATTTTATGATAGTCTTGCCAAGCAGTTGGTCAGCCAGGGTCATGTACTCGACCTTTTTGCATCTGCACTTGATCAG GTTGGAGTTGCTGAAATGAAAGTTGCAGTTGAAAGGACAGGTGGCCTTGTTGTTCTAGCAGAAAGTTTTGGTCATTCTGTATTCAAAGACTCTTTCAAGCGTGTGTTTAAGGATGGGGAGCAGACTCTTGGCCTATGTTTTAA tgGCACACTCGAGATCAACTGTTCTAAAGATGTCAAGATTCAGGGGGTTATCGGGCCTTGCACTTCTTTGGAGAAG AAAGGACCTAACGTTGCTGACACAGTCATCGGGGAGGGGAACACTACAGCATGGAAAATGTGTGGTCTTGACAAGAGTACTTGCCTTACGGTTTTATTCGATGTTTCATCCACTGACAAATCAAATGCTCCTGGAGTTGCAAATCCACAGCTCTATTTGCAGTTTCTTACAAG CTATCAAGACCCTGAGGGTAAAACAATGCTCCGAGTTACGACTGTGACTAGACAATGGGTAGACAGTGCTGTTAGTTCTGAG GAATTAATACAAGGCTTCGATCAAGAGACTGCGGCTGTTGTAATGGCAAGAATAACTTCCCTGAAAATGGAGATGGAG GAGGGGTTTGATGCTACAAGGTGGCTAGACCGGAATCTCATTCGACTTTGTTCCAAATTTGGCAACTACCGGAAGGACGATCCATCATCTTTTACATTAAACCCTTGTTTTTCTTTGTTCCCTCAGTTCATGTTTAATCTGCGGCGGTCACAATTTGTACAA GTTTTTAACAACAGTCCAGATGAAACTGCCTATTTTCGCATGTTATTAAACAGGGAAAATATTACAAATGCTGCTGTTATGATCCAACCATCATTAATATCATATTCATTCAACTCACTGCCCCAGCCAGCATTATTGGATGTGGCTTCCATTTCGGCTGATCGTATTCTCTTGCTGGATTCATATTTCAGTATTGTAATTTTCCATGGCATGACAATAGCACAGTGGCGCAACATGGGTTACCAGAACCAGCCTGAACATCAG GCATTTGCACAACTTTTGCAAGCACCCCAGGATGATGCACAAATGATTATTCGCGAACGCTTCCCTGTCCCTAGATTGGTTGTATGTGATCAGCATGGATCCCAG GCAAGATTTTTATTGGCAAAATTGAACCCATCAGCAACATACAACAATGCCAATGAAATGGCTGCTGGTTCAGATGTAATCTTTACGGATGATGTAAGCTTACAAGTGTTCTTTGAACATCTCCAAAGGTTGGCTGTACAATCTTAA
- the LOC108456742 gene encoding pentatricopeptide repeat-containing protein At4g14190, chloroplastic, producing MENAVTLNLDCKITLRWRSSINSDNKRSILIQTHFPKPTRHCCCLSSLRSSPSTPRRPPDDGCSSKTHTTLLVETYHHHRRLRALIEKLEKEGSCPMQILGDDGDWTKNDFWAAVKFLRHAFRSNEILQVFRMWKNIEKSRINELNYEKIIGLLCEERMVEEAVEALQEMESYSLQPSLEIYNSIIHAYAKNGKFNDASFFLNEMKEIGLEPETDTYDGLIEAYGKYKRYDDISVCLKTMELDGCLPDHFTYNLLIREFSRGGLLQKMERVYRFMISKKMNLQSSSLVAMLEAYANFGILDKMEKVYRKVVNSSSLKEDTVRKLANVYIKSYMFSRLDDLGIDLSSRTGRNNLVWCLRLLSHACLLSRKGMDSVIQEMDEAKALWNVTIVNIILLAYLKMKDFTHLRNLLSQLPSRQVRPDLTTVGILFDAIEIGFDGAKTLETWRKMVLYRAVELNTDPLVLTAFGKGHFLRDCEEAYISLEPKASDRKTWTYHQLIDLVIKHKAKQS from the exons ATGGAGAATGCAGTAACCCTGAATTTAGACTGCAAAATTACATTGAGATGGCGATCCTCAATTAATAGTGACAACAAGAGATCGATTCTCATCCAAACCCACTTCCCAAAACCAACCAGGCATTGTTGCTGTCTATCCTCTCTTCGCTCATCACCGTCAACGCCGCGGCGGCCGCCGGATGATGGTTGCTCTTCCAAAACCCATACCACGCTTCTTGTTGAGACTTACCATCACCACCGGAGGCTCAGGGCTTTAATTGAAAAGCTGGAGAAGGAGGGCTCTTGCCCTATGCAAATACTTGGAGATGATGGAGATTGGACCAAAAATGATTTCTGGGCTGCAGTTAAATTTCTCAGGCATGCCTTCAGATCCAATGAAATCCTCCAG GTTTTTCGTATGTGGAAGAACATAGAGAAATCAAGAATCAATGAATTGAACTATGAAAAGATCATAGGATTGTTATGTGAAGAAAGAATGGTGGAAGAAGCGGTCGAGGCACTACAAGAAATGGAGAGTTACAGTCTTCAACCTTCTTTAGAGATTTACAACTCAATAATTCATGCTTATGCCAAGAATGGAAAGTTCAATGATGCTTCGTTCTTTCTCAATGAGATGAAGGAAATCGGTTTGGAACCCGAAACAGACACATACGATGGGCTAATCGAAGCGTATGGTAAATATAAACGTTATGATGATATTAGTGTGTGCTTGAAGACAATGGAATTGGATGGGTGCTTGCCTGACCATTTTACCTACAATTTGCTTATCCGTGAGTTTTCTCGTGGTGGGTTGCTCCAAAAAATGGAACGAGTTTATCGATTCATGATCTCAAAAAAGATGAATTTGCAGTCTTCTTCTTTGGTCGCAATGCTTGAAGCGTATGCAAACTTTGGGATTCTAGATAAGATGGAGAAGGTTTATCGAAAGGTTGTGAACTCAAGTTCTCTTAAGGAGGATACTGTTAGGAAATTAGCCAATGTTTATATCAAGAGCTACATGTTTTCGAGGTTAGATGATCTGGGTATTGATCTTTCTTCACGAACTGGTAGAAACAATCTCGTTTGGTGTTTGCGCCTCCTTTCTCATGCTTGTCTTTTGAGCCGAAAAGGGATGGATTCCGTAATCCAAGAGATGGATGAAGCAAAAGCTTTATGGAATGTAACAATAGTGAATATTATCTTGCTAGCTTATTTGAAGATGAAAGATTTCACTCATTTGAGAAATTTACTTTCTCAATTACCAAGCCGTCAAGTGAGACCTGATTTAACCACTGTGGGGATTTTATTCGATGCTATTGAGATCGGATTTGATGGGGCCAAAACGTTAGAGACATGGAGAAAGATGGTTCTTTACAGAGCCGTAGAATTGAACACCGATCCGCTGGTTCTCACTGCATTCGGAAAGGGACATTTTCTTAGAGATTGCGAAGAGGCATATATCTCCCTTGAACCTAAAGCCAGTGACAGGAAAACATGGACATATCACCAACTTATCGATTTAGTAATTAAACACAAAGCAAAGCAGTCGTAG